Genomic window (Mycolicibacterium smegmatis):
TCCCCCAGGTGTTCCCAGCTCACGCCGCAGTCGTCGGACCGCCAGATCTCGGTCCAGATCACGTTGCCGAAGCCGCGGTTGACGATGGCGTGCAGGTACAGCGAATCCCCCACGCGCAGCAGATCTGACGGGATGACGGTGCTGATCCCGCCCCGGCGCCAGCCCGAGGCCGCGTCGTCGTGGATGTAGTGCCACAGTTGACGCGCGTACCCGGGATCGGGGCCGCCCGCGCGTTCGTAGACGATTTCGTGGTCGGCGTCCCCGGTGCCGATCAGCACCACCGGCGAACGCCAATCCCCCTGCCCGACACGGTGGCCCGCGAAGGTGTCGCCGAACACCGAGACGAGCTTGCCGTCCGGTGCGAGCACCGAGGCGCCCAGGTCGGTGCAGGTGACGCCGAACCTGTCGGTGCGGCCCGGCCCCGTGATGTCGGCGGCCTTGCCGTTGAGCAGCGGGAGCGTCACCCCGCGCCCACTACGTGCACAGACGCAGGCCCCAGGGCTCGCAGTCGAGCGGATAGGTCTTCACCGGCATGGGCAGCGGCTCCTTGAAGGTCAGCGTGAACGGGAACCGGTGGATGGCCGGCGCCAGCCCGCACACCGCGGTGTTGGACACCTCGCGGGTTCCGGTCAGCGCGACGTCGTCGAAACGATAGGTCTCCACGATCGGCGCCCAGCTGCCGTCGGAGCACTTGATGCCCTCTTTGATGTTCGTGGAGAACTGCCACATGCCGCCCGCCATCTTGGCGTCGCCGCCGCTGACCCCGGGCGAGCCCTGCACGTGCAGCACGCACGCCACCGGCAGGTACAGCGGTTCACGCAGATCCCCGACCACCGGGACGCACGACGGGTAGATGGTCCACGTCGCGGCGCCCAGACCCTCCTGGTTGTAGTTGAAGACGCCCTGGATCACCGGGTCGGCCTGCGCGGGACCGGCAAACCCGACTCCCACTCCCATCCACAGTCCCATCACGAGTGCGGGCACCGAGGCGATCACTGCAGCCATGCGCTTGAAGGTCACAAACGGTGAGTATCGCAGCCCCGGTGACGACCGTCACCGGTATGGTCGCCTACGTGTCACCCCGGCGCGCCCGTCGGCGGGGTGATGCAGGGGGGATCGTGACGACGCGACGTATGGCCGGGATGGCCACAGCGTGGCTCGCCGCTCTCGTGCTGGTGTTCACGGCCTGTTCCACGGGTGAACGGGTCGATCTTGGTGACGAGGCGTCGGGCAATCTCATCGCGGCGATCGCAGGTGAGCCCGACCAGCTCGACCCGCAGAAGACCAGCGCGTACTTCTCGTTCGAGGTGCTGGAGAACGTGTTCGACACTCTTGTCGAACCCGACGAGAACCTGCAGATGCAACCCGCGCTGGCCGAGTCGTGGGAGGTCAGTCCCGATCAGCTGACGTGGACGTTCCATCTGCGCGACGGCGTGCGCTGGCACGACGGCACCCCGCTGACCGCCGACGACGTCGTCTACTCCTACCGGCGCATCATCGACGAACAGCTCACCAACGTCGACAAGTTCAGCGCGGTCACCGACGTCAGCGCGCCCGACCCGGCGACCGTGCGCATCGTGGTGTCCCATCCCACGCCCAACCTGCTGACCAATCTCGGCGGATTCAAGGGCATGGCGATCGTGCAGCGCGGCAACGTCGAAAGCGGGCAGATCGCCACACATCCCGTCGGGACCGGACCGTTCGCGTTCGCCGGGCGCAAGAGCGGGGACTCCATCACGCTCAAGGCCAACCCCCACTACTGGGGACCCGAGCCACGGGTGTCCGGGGTGACGTTCCGGTTCATCTCCGAGCCCGCGACGGCGCTCTCGGCGCTGCAGGCCGGTGAGATCGACTGGACCGACTCGGTGCCGCCGCAGCGCGTCGCGCAGTTGCGCGACGACGACTCGCTGACGCTCGCGGTGACACCGAGCAACGACTACTGGTATCTCGCGCTCAACGAGGCCCGTGCACCGTGGAACGACGTGCGCGTGCGCCAGGCGATCGCCTACGGCATCGACCGCGATGCGATCGCCACGGCCACCAGTTACCGCACCGCGGCGATCAACCAATTGGCCATCCCCGAGGGCAACCCCTGGTTCACGAGTTACGACCGCTACCGCTTCGACCTCGACGAGTCCAAGAGGCTCCTCGACGAGGCCGGTGCTCATCCCGAGAACCTCGACATGCTGGTCACCAGCGAGTACCCCGAGACCGTCACGGCCGCGCAGATCATCGCCGACAACCTTGCACCGCTTGGCATATCGGTGAACATCCGCACCGTCGACTTCGCGACATGGCTGGACGAACAGAACACCGGCAACTTCGACATGCTGATGATGGGGTGGCTCGGCAACATCGACCCCGACGACTTCTACTACGCACAGCACCATTCCGACGGAACGAGCAACGCGCAGAAGTTCTCCGATCCCGAGGTCGACAGGCTGCTCGACGCGGGCCGCGTCGAAACCGACACCGCCGAACGGAAAGACGTCTACGCCAGGGCCGCGACCCGCATCGCCGACGAGGTCAGCTACATCTACCTGTACAACCCGTCGGTGATCCAGGCGTGGTCCAACGATCTGTCCGGCTACGTCGCACGCCGCGACGGCGCCATCCGGTTCCGCACGGCCGATCTGGGCCGGGGTGGTCCTGAGTGACTTCGACGCGACTTCTGGGTAACCACCCGATCGTGCGATTCCTGGCGCAGCGGCTGCTGTATTCGGCGGTGGTGCTCGTCGGCGTGCTGATCGTGGTGTTCACGCTGGTGCACCTGGTGCCCGGCGACCCGGTCCGCATCGCGCTGGGCACCCGGTACACCCCAGAGGCCTACGAGGCGCTGCGCACGGCCAGCGGGATGGACCGGCCCATCGTCGAACAGTTCTTCGGCTACATCGGCTCGGCGTTGACCGGCGACCTGGGTGTGAGTTTCCGCAACGGCGACCCGGTCACCGTGACGCTGCTGGAACGCTTGCCCGCGACACTGTCGCTGGGGCTGGTGGGCATCCTCATCGCGCTGGTCATCGCGATCCCGGCCGGCATCTGGTCGGCACTGCGCGAGGGACGTGTCAGCGACGCGATCGTGCGCGTGGCGAGCCAGTTCGGCGTGTCGATCCCCGACTTCTGGCTCGGCATCCTCTTGATCGGGCTGTTCGCGTCGGTGCTGGGCTGGTTGCCCACGTCGGGGTACCGTCCGCTGTTCGACGATCCGGGCGGCTGGCTGCGCCACATCATCCTGCCCGGTCTCACGGTGGGTCTGGTGGCCGGCGCGATCCTGACCCGGTACGTGCGCTCGGCGGTGCTCGAGGTGGCCGCGATGGGCTACGTGCGCACCGCGCGGTCGAAAGGCCTTCCGCCGCCAGTGGTCACGTTCCGTCACATCGTGCGCAACGCGCTGCTGCCGGTGTTGACGATCACGGGCATCCAGCTGGCGACGATCCTCGGTGGGGTGATCGTGGTCGAGGTGGTGTTCGCGTGGCCCGGGCTGGGCCGGCTGGTGTTCAATTCGGTTGCCGCACGCGACTATCCGGTGATCCAGGGGGCGGTGCTGCTCATCGCGGTGCTGTTCTTGCTGATCAACCTGCTGGTGGACGTGCTCTACGCGGTCGTCGACCCGAGGATCCGGCTGTCATGACCGTCACCGAGCAGACCCGCGTCGCGTCGTGGCGGCTGCTGCTGTCGAATCCGGTCACCGCGGTCAGC
Coding sequences:
- a CDS encoding ABC transporter substrate-binding protein, whose protein sequence is MAGMATAWLAALVLVFTACSTGERVDLGDEASGNLIAAIAGEPDQLDPQKTSAYFSFEVLENVFDTLVEPDENLQMQPALAESWEVSPDQLTWTFHLRDGVRWHDGTPLTADDVVYSYRRIIDEQLTNVDKFSAVTDVSAPDPATVRIVVSHPTPNLLTNLGGFKGMAIVQRGNVESGQIATHPVGTGPFAFAGRKSGDSITLKANPHYWGPEPRVSGVTFRFISEPATALSALQAGEIDWTDSVPPQRVAQLRDDDSLTLAVTPSNDYWYLALNEARAPWNDVRVRQAIAYGIDRDAIATATSYRTAAINQLAIPEGNPWFTSYDRYRFDLDESKRLLDEAGAHPENLDMLVTSEYPETVTAAQIIADNLAPLGISVNIRTVDFATWLDEQNTGNFDMLMMGWLGNIDPDDFYYAQHHSDGTSNAQKFSDPEVDRLLDAGRVETDTAERKDVYARAATRIADEVSYIYLYNPSVIQAWSNDLSGYVARRDGAIRFRTADLGRGGPE
- a CDS encoding ABC transporter permease, giving the protein MTSTRLLGNHPIVRFLAQRLLYSAVVLVGVLIVVFTLVHLVPGDPVRIALGTRYTPEAYEALRTASGMDRPIVEQFFGYIGSALTGDLGVSFRNGDPVTVTLLERLPATLSLGLVGILIALVIAIPAGIWSALREGRVSDAIVRVASQFGVSIPDFWLGILLIGLFASVLGWLPTSGYRPLFDDPGGWLRHIILPGLTVGLVAGAILTRYVRSAVLEVAAMGYVRTARSKGLPPPVVTFRHIVRNALLPVLTITGIQLATILGGVIVVEVVFAWPGLGRLVFNSVAARDYPVIQGAVLLIAVLFLLINLLVDVLYAVVDPRIRLS